CCCTGGCGGCCCCATTCCACGCGAATATGACTGCCCGCCGGCGTGTGGCGCACGGCGTTATACACCAGATTGGACACGGCGCTGCGCAACTGCTCGGGCTCGCCCCGCACTCGCAGCCCGGCTTCAACCACAAAACTGAACTGGTGTTTGCGCTCGCCACTGAGCGCCACCGCTTCCTGCTCCAGCATCTGCAACATGGCGGGCATGTCCACCACCTTGGTAAAGTCGGAGTCGGGAGCGGCTTCGTAACGGGTCAGGGTCATCAGCTGGTTGACCAGGGCGTCCATGCGCTGGGTCTGCTCCAGCAACACCTTCTGGGTTTTGCGCCACATGGCCTCCGAGGGCGGATCCTCCAGCATTTCCAGGTAGCCCTTGAGCACGGTGAGGGGGGTACGCAATTCGTGGGAAACGTTGGCCACAAAGGACTTGCGCACCTGCTCCAGACTGCGCAGCCGGGTGACGTCGCGCACCACCAGCAGCGCCTGATCTTCGGTATAGGGCATGATACGGCACTCCAGCAGCCGCTCTTCACTGAGCGGCGACGGCATTTCCAGGGGCTCGCGAAAGTCGGCCCGCTTCATGTAGGCAATAAACACCGGAGTGCGGATCAGGTTGGCGATGTGCTGGCCGGCGTCATCGGGCCAGCGAAACCCCAGCAGTTGCTGGGCCAGCTTGTTGCACCAGATAATGCTGCCGTCGCGGCGAATGACCACGGCGGCATCGGGCAGGGCCTCGGCCCCTTCACGAAACCGGCGCACCAGTCCCGCCAGCTCCCGGCGACGGGCGCGCTGGCGCTGTTGCAGCCGGTAGATGCCGTTGAAAATGTCTTCCCAGCTGCCCTTGCCCTCGGGCGGGGTCAGGCTGCGATCCTGCCACAGCCACACCGACAGCTTGTGCTGATAACGATATTGCACAAACAGCTGGATCAGGGTGCCGGCCAGCAGCCCCAGCGCCAGGTTGCCTGCCAGCAGGCCCCCCAGTCCAAAGGCCAAGTAAAACAGGCCAAGCCGCCACCATTTGCCCCGGTTGGAAGTCTGTTGCTGCATGAAAGCCTCATAGGCGAACGGAAAAACGGTAGCCGGCACCCCGCACCGTCTGTATCAGCTTGTCGTGTCCGGCTGGCGAAATGGCCTTGCGCAGCCGGCGAATGTGCACATCCACGGTGCGATCTTCCACAAACACATTGGTGCCCCACACATTATTCAGCAACTGCTCGCGACTGTATACCCGCTCCGGATGGGTCATAAAGAAATGCAGCAACTTGAACTCGGTGGGTCCCATGTCGAGCTGCTGGTTGTCGGCGCTGACCCTGTGGCTGAGCGGATCCAGGCGCAGGCCCTGCACCTCGATCACGTCTTCCACCGAGGTGGGGGCCACCCGGCGCAGCACCGCCTTGAGGCGGGAGGTCAGCTCCTTGGGAGAAAACGGCTTGGTAATGTAGTCATCGGCGCCCACGTCCAGGCCCTTGATCTTGTCTTCCTCCTCGGCCCGGGCGGTGAGCATGATCACCGGGATCTGGCGGGTGAGTTCATCCTGCTTGAGGTGCTTGATCAGCTGAATGCCACTGCCGCCGGGCAGCATCCAGTCGAGCAGGATCAGCTCGGGGTAAGGCTCCTTGATCATCTCCAGCGCCTGGTCGTAGTCTTCGGCCTCCTGGGTTGCGAAGCCCTTTTGCTCCAGTACGAAACACAGCATTTCCCGAATGGGTGCCTCGTCTTCAACCACCAGTATTTTCCGTGTCATTCTTCAACTGCCTCTTGGTATGGGTCTTGTCGCTTTAACCCATTATTGGAAGCAAGTATGACATTTTTATGAAAACATGACGCAAAGGTTTCATTTGAAAACCAAGGCACAACCGGACTCAGGCGCCGCCAAACCCCATGCACAGCTGAGGCTGGCCGGTGCCCGGGTCCACGCTTTCGGCGGTAATGGCAAAACCGTGCTGGCGATAAAAGTTCACCGCAATGTCATTTTCGCAATACACCCTGAGCGACAAATACCGGCGCCGGCGCTTGGCGGTGGCCATCAGTGCCTTGCCAATGCCCTTTTGCTGGCAGTCGGGGCGCACAAACAGCGCCGCCAGGTAGTCTTCCGCCAGGGCGATAAAGCCCTGTATTTCCCCGTCCCGCTCGCATACCCACACCTCCGCCGAGGGCAGGTAACGGGCCCGCATTTGTTCCTGCTGCTGCCACCAGTAGGCGGCGGGCACAAAATCGTGGGCCTGCAGCGACGCAAGCAGCCAGACGTCCAGAATGGCGTCGGTATCTTCCGGCCTGGCCTGTCGTATCATTCCCCTTCTCCCCCGGCTGACTGGTGATTTCATTGTATGGAGCCAGACCGTGACCGAGGGGGGATTTGTGCGCCTCTGTGAGCGGGATCCGCCTTTATGATTCGAGAATGACCCACTGATCACAAAGTCGGATTGCTATACAATGCCGGTTTTTCGGCTCGTGACCGAGGACGCCATGTGGTTTAAGAATCTGCAAGTTTACCGTTTTACCCGCCCCTTTGAGCTCAGCCTGGAAGAGCTGGAAAAACAGCTTGAAACCATGACCTTCAGCCCCTGCGGCAGCCAGGAGCAGGCCAGGTTCGGCTGGATTTCCCCCCTGGGCAAACAGGGCCAGGCCCTGACCCACAGCGCCGGCAGCCAGATTTTGCTGTGCGCCAAAAAGGAAGAAAAAATGCTGCCGGGCTCGGTGGTCAACGATGAAGTGGCCGAAAAGGTGGAAAGCCTGGAAACCGAACAGGGCCGGGCGCTGAAGAAAAAGGAAAAGGACGCCATCAAGGAAGAGGTGATCGTCAGCCTGCTGCCCCGGGCCTTCAGCCGCTACCAGCAAACCTGGGCCTGGATCAACCCGGATGACGGCTTTATTGCCGTGGACGCCAGCTCCGCCAAACGCGCCGAAGATCTGCTGGCGCTGCTGCGCAAGTGCATCGGCAGCCTGCCGGTGGTGCCCCTGGCCATGACCACGCCCCCGGAGCTGACCCTGACCGACTGGCTGAAAGAAGGGGCCGCCCCCGCCGGCTTTGCGCTGGAAGACGAGGCCGAGCTGCGCTCGGCACTGGAGCACGGCGGCATTATTCGCGCCAAGCAACAGGATCTGCTGAGCGATGAAATCAGGGCCCATCTCGACGCCGACAAACTGGTCACCAAACTGGCGCTGAACTGGAGCGACACCATCAGCTTTATTCTGGGCGACGACATGAGCATCAAGCGGCTCAAGTTTTCGGAAGAGCTGCGCGAGCAGAACGACGACGTCACCAGCGAAGATCCGGCCGCCCGCTTCGACGCCGACTTCGCCCTGGTCACCGGCGAGCTGTCCCGCTTTATTCCCGAGCTGATCGAGGCCATGGGCGGCGAGGAAAGCCGGTAAGCAGACCGGGCAAACCAGCCAGCCTCCCTATGCCCCACTGAAATGGGGCATAGGACCGCCCTCCTATGACCAAAGCTGTCCCACGGGTTCCGTTTTTCGGCCCGTTTCTGCCCGTTTTCACCGGCAGCGACGGCTTCCTTCGCAGGTGAGTACTATGGTGCCACCATATTCCATGAAGGGAGCTTACCCATGCGTCACTTTTCTTTTGCCGGCCTGCTGGGACTCTTGTGGCTGGCCGCCGGCCCCGTTTCGGCCCATGACGACCACCGCTGGCAGCGCCATGAACATGGGCCGGATTATCGCGATCAATACTACCGGGAAGACCGCCGCCATCGCCTGCCCATTACCACGGTGGCCGAGGCCCGCCGGCTGGCGGACGACAGCCGCATTATTCTTTCCGGCCATATCGTGCGCCGGCTGGATGACGACGAATTTCTGTTCCGCGACGGCACCGGCACCATCAGAATCGAAATGGACGAGGACGACTGGCGCAGACTGCGCCGCCATCGCCGGGGCGAAATCCTGATCTGGGCCGAGGTGGAGCGGAAAAAACGCCGGGTGAAACTGGAGGTAGAGCGGGTGCGGCCGGCCTGGCGGTAACCATCACTCGAAATCAGCGGCCCGAGGGAGTAAAATGCCGGCCCCGGCCGCCATCAGGTGGCGGCCTGCTGACCTGACATCAGACGAGACTTCCATGTTTGTACCCGAATTGCTTTCCCCCGCCGGCTCCCTCAAGAACATGCGTTACGCCTTTGCCTATGGCGCCGACGCCGTGTATGCCGGCCAGCCCCGTTACTCCCTGCGGGTGCGCAACAACGAATTCAACCACGAGAACCTTCAAATCGGCATCAACGAAGCCCATGCCCTGGGCAAGAAGTTCTACGTGGTGGTCAACATTCAGCCCCACAATGCCAAGCTGAAAACCTTTCTGCGCGACATGAAGCCGGTGGTGGACATGAAGCCGGATGCGCTGATCATGTCCGATCCCGGCCTCATCATGCTGGTGCGCGAGCATTTTCCGCACATGCCCATTCACCTGTCGGTGCAGGCCAACGCGGTCAACTGGGCGTCGGTGAAGTTCTGGCAGGACTACGGCATTGAGCGGGTGATTTTGTCCCGGGAGCTGTCCCTGGAAGAAATTGAAGAGATTCGCCAACACTGCCCCGACATCGAGCTGGAAGTGTTTGTGCACGGCGCCCTGTGCATGGCCTACTCCGGCCGCTGCCTGCTGTCGGGCTACATCAACAAGCGCGACCCCAACCAGGGCACCTGCACCAACGCCTGCCGCTGGGAATACAAGGTGCACGAGGCCAGGGAAGACGATGCCGGCCAGATAGTGCACAAACAGGAGCCGATCCTGGTGCAGCCGGTGGAAAGCGACATCACCCCCACCCTGGGTGCCGGTGCGCCCCATGACCAGCCGGTGCTGCTGGAAGAAAGCAACCGTCCGGGCGAGTACATGGCCGCCTATGAAGACGAGCACGGCACCTACATCATGAACTCCAAGGATCTGCGCGCGGTGCAGTACGTGGAGCGCCTGACCCAGATGGGCGTGCACTCGCTGAAAATTGAAGGCCGCACCAAGTCCTTTTATTACGTGGCCCGTACCGCCCAGGTGTATCGCAAGGCCATTGACGACGCCGTGGCCGGCAAGCCGTTCGACACCACCCTGATGAGCACCCTGGAAAACCTGGCGCACCGCGGTTACACCGAAGGCTTCCTCAAGCGCCATGCCCACGGCGACTACCAGAACTACGACTACGGCTACTCGGTGTCCACCAGCCAGCAGTTTGTGGGCGAGATCACCGGCCGCGACGGCGACTGGGTGGAAGTGGCGGTCAAGAACAAGTTCCTGGTGGGCAACAGCCTGGAGCTGATGACACCGAAGGGCAACATTACCTTTACCCTGGAGCAGATGAAAAACCGCAAGGGCGAGCAGGTGGA
The Oceanimonas pelagia genome window above contains:
- a CDS encoding YgiW/YdeI family stress tolerance OB fold protein, whose product is MRHFSFAGLLGLLWLAAGPVSAHDDHRWQRHEHGPDYRDQYYREDRRHRLPITTVAEARRLADDSRIILSGHIVRRLDDDEFLFRDGTGTIRIEMDEDDWRRLRRHRRGEILIWAEVERKKRRVKLEVERVRPAWR
- the trhP gene encoding prephenate-dependent tRNA uridine(34) hydroxylase TrhP is translated as MFVPELLSPAGSLKNMRYAFAYGADAVYAGQPRYSLRVRNNEFNHENLQIGINEAHALGKKFYVVVNIQPHNAKLKTFLRDMKPVVDMKPDALIMSDPGLIMLVREHFPHMPIHLSVQANAVNWASVKFWQDYGIERVILSRELSLEEIEEIRQHCPDIELEVFVHGALCMAYSGRCLLSGYINKRDPNQGTCTNACRWEYKVHEAREDDAGQIVHKQEPILVQPVESDITPTLGAGAPHDQPVLLEESNRPGEYMAAYEDEHGTYIMNSKDLRAVQYVERLTQMGVHSLKIEGRTKSFYYVARTAQVYRKAIDDAVAGKPFDTTLMSTLENLAHRGYTEGFLKRHAHGDYQNYDYGYSVSTSQQFVGEITGRDGDWVEVAVKNKFLVGNSLELMTPKGNITFTLEQMKNRKGEQVDVAPGNGHVMYIPVDAGIDVTYGILMRNLGEQQDTRNPHAEQAHGAADHR
- a CDS encoding N-acetyltransferase, with amino-acid sequence MIRQARPEDTDAILDVWLLASLQAHDFVPAAYWWQQQEQMRARYLPSAEVWVCERDGEIQGFIALAEDYLAALFVRPDCQQKGIGKALMATAKRRRRYLSLRVYCENDIAVNFYRQHGFAITAESVDPGTGQPQLCMGFGGA
- the phoB gene encoding phosphate regulon transcriptional regulator PhoB; this translates as MTRKILVVEDEAPIREMLCFVLEQKGFATQEAEDYDQALEMIKEPYPELILLDWMLPGGSGIQLIKHLKQDELTRQIPVIMLTARAEEEDKIKGLDVGADDYITKPFSPKELTSRLKAVLRRVAPTSVEDVIEVQGLRLDPLSHRVSADNQQLDMGPTEFKLLHFFMTHPERVYSREQLLNNVWGTNVFVEDRTVDVHIRRLRKAISPAGHDKLIQTVRGAGYRFSVRL
- the phoR gene encoding phosphate regulon sensor histidine kinase PhoR, whose translation is MQQQTSNRGKWWRLGLFYLAFGLGGLLAGNLALGLLAGTLIQLFVQYRYQHKLSVWLWQDRSLTPPEGKGSWEDIFNGIYRLQQRQRARRRELAGLVRRFREGAEALPDAAVVIRRDGSIIWCNKLAQQLLGFRWPDDAGQHIANLIRTPVFIAYMKRADFREPLEMPSPLSEERLLECRIMPYTEDQALLVVRDVTRLRSLEQVRKSFVANVSHELRTPLTVLKGYLEMLEDPPSEAMWRKTQKVLLEQTQRMDALVNQLMTLTRYEAAPDSDFTKVVDMPAMLQMLEQEAVALSGERKHQFSFVVEAGLRVRGEPEQLRSAVSNLVYNAVRHTPAGSHIRVEWGRQGDAGRFAVSDDGDGIAPEHIARLTERFYRVDKARSRQTGGSGLGLAIVKHALGHHDSHLEIESRPGKGSCFSFRLPARLLVLDASVQQSA
- the rdgC gene encoding recombination-associated protein RdgC — protein: MWFKNLQVYRFTRPFELSLEELEKQLETMTFSPCGSQEQARFGWISPLGKQGQALTHSAGSQILLCAKKEEKMLPGSVVNDEVAEKVESLETEQGRALKKKEKDAIKEEVIVSLLPRAFSRYQQTWAWINPDDGFIAVDASSAKRAEDLLALLRKCIGSLPVVPLAMTTPPELTLTDWLKEGAAPAGFALEDEAELRSALEHGGIIRAKQQDLLSDEIRAHLDADKLVTKLALNWSDTISFILGDDMSIKRLKFSEELREQNDDVTSEDPAARFDADFALVTGELSRFIPELIEAMGGEESR